The Acidimicrobiales bacterium sequence TCTCGCGATTCAGGTTGGCATCGAAGGAGAAGTACGCGGGCGGCGCGCTCTGACCGTCGGTCACCACCGCCACGAACTCCTCCCGGCTCATCGGCGCGACCGCGTAGTTGGTGGCCCGCTGGTCACCGATCGTGGACGTGGTCTCGGTCGAGAGGTTCTTGCCGCACGCCGATCCGGCACCGTGGGCGGGGAACACACGGGTGGCGTCCGGCAGGGTCATCAGCTGCTCGTGGAGTGAGTCGTAGAGCATCGATCCGAGGTCGTCGCTGGTGACCCCGCGCGATGCCAGCAGATCGGGGCGTCCGACGTCACCGATGAAGAGGGTGTCGCCGGTGAGCACGCCGTAGGGCACCTCCCCGCCGTCGTGGACGACGATCGAGATCGACTCCGGCGTGTGCCCGGGGGTGTGGCGGATCTCGAGCTCGACCGAGCCGAGATCGATGCGCTCACCGTGTTCGAGTTTGCGGATGTCGAACTCCGCGTCGGCTCGGGACCCGTAGGCGATCTCCGCGCCCGTCGCAGCGGCGAGCTCCAGATGACCGGACAGGAAGTCGGCGTGGAAGTGGGTCTCGATCACCATCTCGATCGTGAGGCCGTGCTCCGCGGCCGACTCGAGATAGGGGGCGACATCCCGGCGCGGGTCCACGACGACGGCGCGGCCGGTGTCCTCGTCGCCGATCAGGTACGAGGCCTGCGACAGGCACTCGAGATAGTGCTGCTCGAAGATCATCGTCGCCGCTCCTCCAAATGTCCGTACATTCCGCATGTTACACCGCGCCCCGACGGGCGACCGGAGGTGTCTCGTCAGTTTTGGTTGACGAATCGGCGCGCGCGTCAAGCAAAACTGACGAGACACCCCACGCGAGGTCAGGCCCCGGGTCGCGGCGCGCGCTCGAGCACCGTGATCGGATCACGAAGATCGTCGATGTAGCCGAGGGCGTAGGCGCCCATCCGGTAGCCCATCAATCGCTGGAGCTCCTCGGGGAAGGTCGCGGCGACGGGCTGGGGCACCGACAGGTACTGGTTCTCCTCCTGGCGCAGGAAGCTCACGTTGTACGTGATGTTGATCGCGCGCCGGTGGGCGTCGGTCGTGTTGGGTCCGCCGCCGTGGTACACGGAGCCGCTGTAGAACAGCACCGAACCCCGCGTCATCTCCGCCGGGACGGTGTCCTCGATGCCGAACCGGAGTCCGTCCTCGCGGCGACTGCTGCCGACGACGATGCGGGTCGCCCCGTTCGCCTCCGTGAAGTCGTCGCCGGCCCAGATGGTGTTGCACTGCACCTCGTATCCGGACGGGAACGGGAAGAAGTCGAACGCCCACTGGTCGCGGTGGATCTGCTGCTCGGCGGCCCCCGGTCCGATGTCGATGATCTGGGTGAGGTGGAGCTGGTAGCTGGTGACGTGGCCGAGGAAGTCATCACAGGTCGCCAGCACCGTGGGATGCATCACGAACTCCCGGCTCGTGACGGATCGGGCGAGGAGGCCACCGGTGCGGCGGGTCGTGACACCGGTAAACGCGTCGGGGCCGACCGGGGTCGCGTCGACGAACGGCTGCATCTCGTCGAAGAACGCGTCGAGCTGCGCCTCGTCGGCCAGGTCGTCGACGATCACGCCCCCGTCCCGCCGGAGCACCTCGGCGATCTCCGCGCCGGTGGCCGTCGGAGGCAGATGGGTGAGCATGACGGAACGGTAGTCGCGGCGCGATCCATGCGACCATGGCCCGATGCGGATCGTCTTCTTCCTCTACGAGGGCCTGACCACGCTCGACGTGATCGGCCCCCACGACGTCCTCGCCCGGCTCCCGGGGGCAGAGGCGATCTCGGTCTCGAAGGACGGCGGCCCGGTCAACGCCGACACGGGCGCGCTCGGGCTCACCCCGACCCACGCGATGGCCGATGTCGAGGCCTGCGACGTCCTCGTAGTGCCCGGAGGCCTGGAGGGCACGTTCGCCGCCGCGGCCGACGAAGAGATCCTGGACTGGATCCGCGCGGTGACCGCCGAGGCCACCTGGATCACGTCGGTCTGCACCGGCTCGCTCATCCTGGGCGCGGCCGGTCTCCTGGCCGGGAAGCGGGCGACCACCCATTGGGCGGCGATCGACCTGCTCGCGAACTCGGGTGCCGAACCGGTACGCGAGCGGGTGGTGTTCGACGGGAACATCGTGACCGGTGCCGGCGTGTCCGCCGGGATCGACATGGCGCTCACCCTTGCCGCCGCGATCGCCGGCGACGACACCGCGAAAGCGCTCCAGCTCGGGATCGAATACGACCCCCACCCGCCGTTCGACTGCGGCTCGCCCGACAAGGCGTCCGACGAGCTGATCGCCCTCGCCGGTGCCGCGCTGAGCTGAGCTGAGCTGAGCTGAGCCCGACTGAGCCGAGCTACTCCATCGACATCATCTGGCGAGTGCGTTCGAGTGAATCGACGCACTCCTCGACCATCTCGAAGATGACGTCCGCGCTGCGCTTGACCTTGTTCATCGTGCCCACGATCTGACCCACCGGATTGAACGCGACCTGCTGGGCCTTGTCCGGATAGCGGCCGCTGCGCACCATCGCCTCGCGGACGGCCATCATCTGCAACGGCATGCCGAGCGTGTCCGGCGTGTCGGCCCGCTCCCACGATTCCGTCCAGTCGTTGCGCAACATGCGGCACGGCTTGCCGGTGTAGCTCCGGCTGCGGACGGTGTCCTTGCTGGTGGCATCGAGGTACGACTGGATCTGGGCCGGGGTGCCGGCCGCCTCCTCGACCGCGAGCCACAGCGAGCCCGTCCACACGCCGGCCGCCCCCATCGACAGCGCAGCAGCCATCTGGCGCCCGTTGCCGATACCCCCGGCCGCGAGGACCGGGATCGGCGAGACCGCGTCGATGACCTGCGGCCACAGCACCACCGAGCCGATGTCGCCGGTGTGCCCTCCGCCCTCGTAGCCCTGGGCGATCACGAAGTCGAGACCGGCCGCCGCGTGGCGGCTGGCCTGCGCCGGCGTGCCGCACAGCGCGCCCACCGCGCGTCCGGACGCCTGGATCTGCTCGACGAGATCAGGCGGCGGCGTGCCGAGGGCGTTGGCGACCATGACGACGTTGTCGTGGCGGAGGATCTCCTCGACCTGCGGAACCGCGGTGGCCGCGTTCCATCCCATGAGGCCGCTGCCCAGCTCCTCGTCCTCGGGCAGCTCGGGCACCCCGTGCTTGTCGAGCATGTCGCGCACGAAGTCCTTGTGCTCCTCCGGGATCATCCCCTGGAGGTCCTTGGTGAGCTTGCCGAGGTCCATCTCGCCGGCATCGCCGTCGTACTTCTGGGGCAGGACGATGTCGACGGCATAGGGCTTGTCGCCGATGTGCTCGTCGATCCAGTCGAGTTCGACCTTCAGCTGCTCGACGCTGAACCCGACCGCGCCGAGCACGCCGAGACCACCCGCCTTGCTGACCGCCACCACGACATCGCGACAATGGGTGAAGGCGTAGATCGGAAACTCGATACCGAAGCGCTCGGTCAGTTCGTTCTGCATACCGCCGACGCTACGCCTCACCCCGCCCCGCGAGAAAGTACGCCGGGGTCAGACCCCCGTACTTTCTCCGTGCGTGTGGCGGGCGGCGGGCATCCAGTTCTTGCCGGCGGTGGCGTCGATGCGGGCGATGAACGCGTCGTGGTGGGGTTCCAGCAGCTCGCAGAACGCGAGCGTGTTGGCCTCGCCGAACGCCTCCCACAGCTGCGCACAGATCTCGTCGGTCCGCTGCTCGATGTCATGGCGGAGGGTGCGGGCTTCGTCGGTGAACACCCGGTCGACGGCGAGGCCCTTTCGTTCGAGGCGGGCCCATCCTCTCGCGATCTCCTCGTCCGTCGCGCCGCGACTGCGGACGATCCACTCGGCCTCCTCATAGTCGACCATCACGTTGTGGATCAGGCCGACCTCGGCCCCGTTCAGGTCCGCCGAGGCGTTCAGCGCCCAGTGGGTGTCGCCTCGCCACTCGCGGATGCAGTTGAAGGCGAGCCATGCCGACAGCGCGGGATCACCCGCGTGACGTTCGGCGCGGTCGCGATGGGCGGCGAACAACACCCGCGCTCCGTTGTGCAGCCCGTCCACCACCTCCCACGCGTCGACGGCGAGGGGCGCGAGTCCCTCCGCGATCGCAGGCGAGATCTCCGCGAGGCCGGGGAGCACCCGCGCGTCGCGGGCGAGCATCACGGACTCGGGGTCGGTGTGCTCGCGCATGAGGTCCATCCCCATGCCGAGAAACGGCTCGCTGATCGAATACGCCGTCGCCCCGAGGACCCCGTTGCTGGCACCGGCGAGGGGTGCGAACCGGGAGCCCACGTAGTAGCCGATGCCGTCGGGCACGCCGAGCTCGCCGTACATCTCGGCGGCCGTCGGATCGAAGTAGATCCACCCGATCAGGTCGTGGCACGCCCGTGACCCCCGTTGCGCGAGCGCGGCCCAGTCGGTCATCTCAGCCCTCCCCGACTGCGGGCAACACCTTGTCGACCACCATCTCCATCGACGACCACGCGGCATCGATCGGCATCCCGCCGCAGAGCGGATGCAACGACAGGGCGCCGGTCTCCCGGATGCGATCGACGGCCTGCTCGGGGGTGAGGAACTGGTAGATGCCTTCGGCGCGTAGCTCCTCGACGGAGCTCGCATGCGTGTGGACGGCCGAGGTCTGTCCGGGCGGTTGCCACGAGTCGTAGGTCGATGCCTCGAACCAGAAGTGTTCGCCCAACTCGGCCCATGCCTTGTCGGGATCCTCCACCACGTTGACCATCGCGACCTGCTCGGGCGCGATGCAGAACCCGGCGGTGCCGTGCTTCTCGCACTCCTCGTAGTACAGCGCCTCGATCTCCGGCAGGGGCGCGGGCAGCTGCAGCGGGAGTCCGAACCGGGCCGCTCGTTTCGCGGCGGCCGGGCTGGACCCGCCGACCATCACCATCGGGTGCGGGCGGGAGTACGGCATCGGACCCACCTGGATCGTCTCGCCGTTGATCTCGAACGGCTCACCGGACCAGACCTTCAGCATCGTCTCGAGACACTCGTCGAGGATCTTGCCCCGCCGCTTCCACTCGAGCCCGAGCGCCGCGTACTCCGCCGGCCGGTAGCCGATGCCCGTCGTGATCGAGAGCCGTCCCTTCGAGACCAGGTCGATGACGCTCATCTGCTGGGCGAGGCGAACGGGGTCGTGGAGGGGGACGAGCAGCGCCGTGATGGCGACCGACAGGTTCTCGGTGCGGTTCAGGATCATCGCCGCGGTGAGCAGCGGCGTCGGGCTCCAGCCCATCGGCGTGGCCGTGTGTTCCTCGGTGCTGACCATCGCGAATCCGTGCCTGTCCGCGTACTCGGCGAGATCGATGCCGGCCCGGTAGCGGTCGCTCATGTGCTGGGGATCCGTGGGGTCCGGGTGCACGAAGTTCAACCGCATCAACATGAACGCCACAGGAGATCTCCTCGTAATTCCGCACGGCCGGACCCGGCCGTGGCGCGAGACTATGGCTCTCTCGAAGGAGAGTCATCATCCATGCCTGCCCCGCTGATCATCCTCACCGGTCCTCCCGGCACCGGGAAGTCGACGGCCGCGGAGCGACTGTCCGCCACATTCGATCGGTCGGCCCTCGTCGGGGGGGACTTCTTCCTGGAGGCGCTGCGGGCCGGGAAGATCGAGCCGTGGTTACCCGCGTCGCACGATCAGAACACCCGGGTCATGGAGATCACCGCACGTACCGCGCGCGACTACGCCACCGCCGGCTGGACGACGGTGCTCGAGGGCATCGTGGGTCCCTGGTTCCTTCCGACCGTCCTCGCCGAAGTCGGCGCACTCGAGGTGCACTATCTGGTACTGACCGCACCGCTCGACGTGTGCCGGACGCGGGTGCGGATCCGCAGCCGCGGTTCGATGTCGGCCATCGTCGAGAAGATGCACGCGGAGTTCGAGACGCACGCGCCCGACGATCGGCATCTCGTGGACGCGGACCGCCCCCGCGAGGAGATCGTCGCCGACCTCGCCGCCCGCGTCGCATCACGCGACGCGCTGGTGTCAGAAGGGTGACGCGACGCCGGATCGACCGGCCGGGGTGAAGATCACCGGCATCGTCACCACGCCCGTCATCAGGAGGTTGCCGGGATAGGGCCGGAAGCCGTCCGGATCGATCTCGTAGTCGGGCATCCGGTCCAACACGTCGGCGATCATCAGCTCGGACTCGATGCGGGCGATGCTCGAGCCGATGCAGCGGTGGCCGCCGAGGCCGAACGCGAGATGCTTGTTCTCGGGCCGGTCGATCACGACCCGATCGGCCTCGGGGAACGCATCGGGGTCGTGGTTCGCCGCGACCCACGAGATGAACACCACATCGCCCCGCTTGATCTGCCGACCACCGAGCTCGACGTCGCGGGTGGCGGTTCGCGTGAGCGATTCACTGGGGCTGTAGAAGCGGAGGAACTCCTCGACGGCGCCCGGGATCAGCGCGGGGTCCTCGATCAGCCGCCGTCGGTCGTCGGGATGGGTCCCGAGGTGGTGCAGACCCCAGCTCACGAGCGATGTGGTGGTGTCCAGGCCGCCGGCCACGAGGTTCCACAGGATCCCGGCGACCTCATCGTCGGTCAGCAGACGCCCGTCGATCTCGCTGGTGACGATGGCCGACGTGAGGTCGTCGCCCGGGTTCTCACGCCGATGCCGGGCGATCTCACCGAGCTCGCCGAACATGTCACCCACCCGCGCGATCGCCTGCTGGAACTCGTCGTCGCTCGGCTTGAACGACGACGTCGCGTGGAAGAAGTCCGCGTAGTACTTCCAGTTGGTGGACGGCATCCCCATCATCTCGAGGGTCATGACGCCCGGCACCGGCGACGCGTAGTCGTTCACGAGATCGCCGGAGCCGGCCTCGATCATCTCGTCGAGGAACCAGGCGGACACGTGGGCCAGCCGCTCACGCTTCGCCATCACGGCCTTGGTCACCATGTGCGGATTGATGACCCTCCGCAGGTCGGCGTGTTCGGGACCGTCGATCTCGGAGACACCCATGCGGGGGGTGCCCGCCTTGCGGGGAACGCCACAGATGCCGTGGTAGTCGATGCCGTCCGCGGCACCGAGCTCGTACTTGTGGGCGAACGTCTCGTTGTCCCGGGCGACCTCGGCGACCGACGCGTAGTCGGTCACCATCCAGAATCCCCCGTGGGCCTCGTTGAACACCACCGGGCAGCCGGCCCGCAGCTCGGCGTAGTGCTCGTGGCGGTTGCGGACCCAGTCCCGGTCGTGGTGGTCGACGTGGATCGTCTCGGTCATGCGTCCTCCTCGGTCTGCAGCGCGGCGAAGAACTCGAAATCGGCGGCGAGCGTCTCGGCCCGGTTCTCGACGAAACGCCAGGCTCGCGGATGGGTCAGGACCGTGCCCCGGTCGGCCTCGATGCCGGCGACGACATAGCGACCGACGTCCTCCTGCGCCATCGCGTGGGGCATCTGCCCCTTGCTCTCGGGGAACTCCTCGGGGCCGCCGAACCGCTCCGGTCGATTGCGCATCGACGTGGCCATCAGGTTCGAGTCGACCGTGCCGGGGCACAGACACGACACGCCGATCCCCTCCGCCGCCAGCTCGCCCCGCAGCGTGTCGGTGTAGCCGACGACAGCGTGCTTCGTCGTCGTGTAGAGCCCGAGCAGCGCGCCCGAGACCTCCTCGGGCCGCGAGGCCCAGAGACCCGCCATCGAGGCCGTGTTGACGACGTGTCCCCCACCCCCGTGCGCCCGGATCCGGGGAACGATCGTTGCGCACGATCGCACGATCGTCATCAGGTTGAACTCGATGACCCAACCCCACTCGGCCTCGGACGCGTCGAGGAGGCCGCCGATCTGCACGACGCCCACATTGTTCGACAGGATGTGGATCCCGCCGAACCGGCGCTCGGCCTCGTCCGCGAGCGCGGCCAGCGACGCCGCGTCCGTCGCGTCGACCGGCGCGGCGACGGCCTCCACGCCGAGCCCGGCCACCTCGTCCGCGACCGCCGACGCCGTGTCGATCTCGATGTCCGCGATGACACAGCGCACGCCGCGTGACGCGAGCCCGAGGGCGGTGCCGCGGCCGACGCCACCTCCTCCGCCGACGATGACGGCGACGTGCTCGGGACCGAGCTTCATGCGTCCGCCGGGGCCGGGCCGGCGGGCGTGACCTGCTCGCCGAGCCGCCGCCGCAGGTCCATCTCGAAGGCGGCGACCGTGTCGTTGGCGTGCTGCTCCCACAGTTCGGCGAGGCGGGGATGGCCGGCGTCGCGTTGCTCGTCCCACTCGTCGGCGAAGCGACCGGAGGTGATGTCCTCGAGGAGCTCCCCCATCCGGGCATGGAGGTCGATGTCGTCGAACGTGCCCCGCCGACTGAGCTGCCCGTACTGGCTCGTCGGCGAGTGGAATCCGAGTTGGCCGACGAACCCGAGCTTGCGCACGAGCGTGTAGCTCCGCTCGACCTCACCGCTCAGCATCAGCTCGGTGATGATCGCCTCGATCGGGATGTCGTTCTCCATCATGAGCCGGACGAACGCGTTGTTGACATGGGTGAGCGCGGGCGACAAGACCTGCTCGACGGCGAGGTCGAGCACGGCCTCCTGGCGGGGCGACATCTCCAGCCCGCCCTGTTTCAGCCCGCCGATGCCGTGGGCGACGGCGAGGGTCCGGGCGAGCGCGGTGCCGGTCCGGTCTTTGTGCACGCCCACCCCCGTGATGAACCCCCAGCCCTCCTCGTAGCAACTCCGCACTTCCGGGCCGAGCATGCGGGGCGCGACCATCGCCTGGTCGCCGGGCGGATCGAACCGGTCGAACGCGAGCGTGTAGCCGGACGCAACGATCGACAGGGCGTCGTCGCTCGGCGTGATCGGGAGTTCCGGGATCGCGTCGTCGGGCACGAGCAGGCAGAGCACGTCGGCGTCACTCGCGTCCTCCAGCTCGGCCGCGTCGAACCCGTCGTCGATCGCCTGCGCCCGCGATTCGTCGTTGCGGACGCAGACGGTCGGGGCGACACCGCTGTCGCGGAGGTTGAGCGCCCAACTGCGGCCCTGGTTGCCGTAGCCGACGACCGCGACGGTCTGATCGGCGAGTACGGCGAGGTCGGCATCGGCCTCGTAGTGGATCGTCGTCATGAACGTTTTCTAACATCCGTGTCATGTCTCCTCCCAACGGTCCGGTGAGTCGCCGGACGTTCCTCGCCGCGTCGGCCGGGATCGTGGTCGCGGCGTGCAGCGGCGACGACGCCGGCGACACGGCCGAGGCGACGACCACGACGACCGGATCGACGTCGACGTCGCCGCCGACAACGGCATCCACGACGACCACGACGGTGCCGGTTCCGGCGATGACCGGAGACCCCTTCACCCTCGGTGTGGCATCGGGTGACCCGCTGGCCGACGCCGTGGTGATCTGGACGCGCGTGGCGCCGGACCCGTTCGCCGACGATGCCGGCGTCGACGGCGACCAAGTGCCGGTCCAGTGGGCCGTGGCGACCGACGAAGCGTTCACCGAGATCATCGCCGACGGCACCTTCGTGACGACGGCGGCGCACGGTCACTCCGTGCATGTCGACGTCACCGATCTCGACCCGGCGACGAGCTATTGGTACCAGTTCGCCGTCGGCGACTGGGCGAGCCCGGTCGGGCGCACCCGGACGGCACCGGCGCCGGGCGCGCCGACCGAGCAACTGTCGTTCGCCGTCGCCAACTGCGCGGCGTATCTGTCCGGCTACTTCACCGCCTATGCGCATCTCGCCGAGGAGGAAGACCTCGACGCGGTCGTCTTCGTGGGCGACTACATCTACGAATTGGAGGGCGGCACCACCCGCAGCCACGGGCTCGACCTGAACCCGACGACCCTGGCGGAGTACCGGGCGTTCTATGTCGTGGCGAGGCTGGAGGAGCCGCTCGCCCTCGCCCACGCCAACCATCCGTGGATCGTGATGTGGGACGACCACGAGGTGGAGGACAACTACGCGGGCTGGAACCCCGGCGGCATCGGCTTGCTCGTCGACCCGAACGCGGCGGACACGTTCCGGGATCGCCGCACCGCTGCGTACCAGGCGTGGTGGGAGTTCATGCCGGTGCGCACCGGGCCGCCGATCGACGGCGTCCTGCAGGTGTACCGGGACTTCACGTTCGGCGACCTGGCGAAGCTGACGATGATCGACGACCGCCAGTACCGCTCCGCCATCGTGCAGGGCGACGGCGACGGCGACCTCCCCCGCCCGTTCGGCGGCGGGCCCCAACTCGAAGGCACGTTCGACGAGAGTCGCACCATGCTCGGCGAGGAGCAGGAGGCGTGGTTCGAGTCGTCGATCGTCCACGGAGCGACGTGGGCGCTCCTCGGACAGCAGACGATCATGGCCGAGGTCGACCGCGCCCCCGACGACCCGACGAGGGGCTTCTCGATGGACGCGTGGGACGGCTACGCCGCGCCTCGTGAACGTCTGCTCGGCTACGTCCACGATCAGGGGGTCGAGAACTTCGTCGTGCTCGGCGGCGACATCCACACGAGCGCCGTCGCCGACCTGCACGTGTCGTACCGGGAGCCCGGTTCGCCGATGGTCGGCACCGAATTCGTCGCACCCTCGATCACGAGCCTGGAGCTGTTGCTCCCGGAGTTCGTGGAGGGGTCACGGTCGAACCCGCACGTCCACCTCTACGAGAAGGAGCATCGCGGCTACCTGCGGGTCGACATGACCCACGAGGAGCTGCTCGCCCACTACCGCTGGGTGGACACCACGGCCGAGCCGACGTCGCCCATCTCGACCGCGTCGACGTGGCGCGTACGATCGGGCGAGGTCGGGGTCGAGGAGGTGACCGCGTGAACAAGGTCGAGGACTGGTTCACCATGCCGCCCTACGACGAGTGGCCGATCGCCCAGCCCTACCCGATGTGGGGGCGGGCCCGGCGGGAGTGCCCCGTGGTCGAGACACCCGGGAACGAGTGGGCGCCACTGCCGACGTACTCGACGACGAACTTCGCCGACGGTGATCGGGTGCTGCGCGACAGCGCCACGTTCTCCGCATCGATCAACGCCGAGTCGATGGCGCCCTACATGGGCGAGTTGATGCTCGGGATGGACGGCGAGGAGCATCGGCGGTACCGCAGCATCGTCGCCCAGGCGTTCAAGCGGTCGTCGATCGAACGCTGGAAGCCCGAGTTGATCGACGGCGTGCTCGCCCGCCTGCTCGACGACATCGCGCCGCGCGGCCGCGGCGACCTCGTCGCGCTCCTGACAGCGCGCTACCCGGTGCAGGTGATCTGCGGCATCGTCGGCGTGCCGATCGAGGACCACGAGCGCTTCGCGATGTGGGGCGAGCAGATCAGCGCGGGACCGCTCGAGCCCGAGACCGGACTCGCGGCGAGCGCGGCGATGATGGCGTACCTCGAGCCGCTCGTCGCGGCCCGGCGGGCCGAGCCGACGGGCGACCTGCTGAGCGAGCTCGTCCACGCCGAGGTGGACGGGGAGCAGCTCACCGACGGCAAGCTCTACGGCTTCCTGCGCCTTCTCCTCCCCGCCGGGGCCGAGACGACCTATCGCCTCTTCGGGTCGTGTCTGCTCGCGTTGCTCACCCACCCCGACGTGCTGAAGAGGGTGCGGGCGGACCGGTCGTTGATCATGCCGCTCATCGAGGAGACACTGCGCTGGGAGACCGCGGTCACGATGGTGAGCCGGCGCGCCACCACCGACACCGAGATCGGCGGATGCCCCGTGCCGGCCGGCTCGCCGGTCACCGTCTACAACGGCTCGGCCAACCACGACGAGCAACGTTGGGACGATCCCACGACGTGGGACATCGACCGGGAGCCGATGTCGCATCTCGCGTTCGGCACCGGCGCCCACCAGTGCCTCGGCATGCACCTCGCCCGCGTCGAGCTGGACGCGGGCATCAACGCCGTCCTCGACCGGCTTCCCGATCTCCGCCTCGACCGCGACGCCGACCCGCCTGTCGTCTCCGGCTACGCCTTCCGCTCGCCGCTCACCCTCCCCACCACCTGGACCACACCTTCTGGTGCCATACCTTCTGGTGTCTGACACCAGAAGGTATGGGGACCTCAGCTGCGAGGGAGGCCGAGGACGCGTTCGGCGATGATGTTGCGCTGGATCTCCGAACTCCCGGCGCTGATCGTCGAGCCGAACGTCGTGAAGTAGGCCTCCAGTGAGCCGACCGATCCGTGGCGGACCGTGGAGGTCAACAGCGAGTCCGGACCGGCCAACTCCGCGGCGACGCGGGCGAGGTCCTGGCGGATCTCGGTCGAGTACACCTTCATGAGCGCCTGCTCGGGGGCGGATCCAGTCTTCACGTAGCGGGCGAACCCGCGGTAGCCCAGGCAGCGCGACGCGACGGTGTCGACATAGAGACCGGCGATGTCGTCGGCGACGATCGCCTGCTCGGCCTCCGGGAGCGCCTCGAGCCGCGCCGGCGCCGTGTCGAGCAGTTCGCGCATCGACGACTCCATCCCCATCACCCCCATCAGCCAGACCATCGACCGCTCGTGGGCGAGTGAGCCGTTCGCCATCGCCCACCCGTTGTTCTCGTCGCCGACGAGATTGCTCGCGGGCAGGATCACGTCGTCGAGGAACACCTCGTTGAGGTCGGGATGCTCCGGCGACACGATCTCCTTGAGGGGCCGGACGGTGACGCCCGGCGTGTCCATCGGCATGAGGATGATCGAGATGCCCTTGTGCTTGGGCGCGTCCGGATCGGTGCGGCAGAAGAGGAAGCAGAAGTCGGCGAAGTTCGCACCGGACGTCCAGACCTTCTGCCCGTTGATCACATAGTTGTCGCCGTCGCGCACCGCTCGGGTCTTGAGGTTGGCGAGATCGCTCCCGGCATCGGGCTCGCTCATGCCGAGACAGGCCGACGTCTCGCCCCGCAGCAGCGGCATCGCGTACTGCTCGATCTGTTCGGGCGTGCCGAAGTCCAGCAGCGACGGCGCGATGATTCCGAGCCCCTGCGGGTTGGTGGTGCGGGGAATGTCGGCCTTGTTGAGTTCCTCGAGATAGACGAGCGTCTCGATCGGGCCGGCGTTGCGTCCACCGCGCTCCGGCGGCCAGCCGGGCACCAGCCAGCCGTCGTCGAACATGCGCTTGGTGAACGAGCGCGACCACTCCGGCACGTAGGCACTCGAGATCGGCGGGTCGGCCGCGATCTCCTCCGGCGTCGGCCGGTTGACGTCGAGCCACGCCAGGAACTCGGCGCGGAACGCCTCCACCTCGTCGTCGAACCGCAGCTTCATGCCGACGCCCCGAGGAGTCCGAGCCGCCCCGCGAGCTGGGCACGGTGATGGGTGCGTCCGCCGCACAGGACCTCGCCGGCCTTCGCCCGTTTGAGGAGGAAGTGCAGATCGTTCTCCCACGTGAAGCCGATGCCGCCGTGGAGTTGGAGGCCGTCCTCGGCGACGAGCTTCTGGCAGTCGCCGGCCGCGGCCTTGGCGACGTTGACCGCCTCCGCCCTCGCCTCGTCGTCCTCCGCGATCGCGAGCGCCGCGTAGTACCCGACAGCGTTGGCTCGCTCGACGGCCAGGAACATGTCCGCAAACCGGTGCTTGAGCGCCTGGAACGAGCCGATCACCTTGTCGTACTGCTCGCGCACCTTGGCGTATTCGAGGGTCACCTCGAATATCCGGCGGCACGCGCCGACCGTGTGGAGCGCCATGGCGACGGTCGCCTGTTCGATCACCCGGGTCAGCGCCTCGGTGGTGGCCGGACCCGGAGCAAGCAGCAACGTCGCGGGCGCGTCCTCGAACGCCACGTCGGCGAGACCGAGGCCCGGGTCGATCACGTCGGTGATCGTGACGGCGCTGTTCGCCGCATCGACGAGCCAGGCGCCGATGCCCGAGTCGGTCCGGGCGACGACGGCGAACCGGTCGGCGTGCGCACCCGCCAGCACGGC is a genomic window containing:
- a CDS encoding acyl-CoA dehydrogenase family protein, translated to MDLELSDDQFDLRDNIRSVLEGACQPALVRSIYDGGGSADALWTQMVELYWPALGVAEDAGGLGLGFVELGLLAEELGRVAAPGPLLAVVSQFIPVLTEAGAEDELAAAAAGESVGALALAENGRWDLDAVDATATEANGGWRVSGTKAAVLAGAHADRFAVVARTDSGIGAWLVDAANSAVTITDVIDPGLGLADVAFEDAPATLLLAPGPATTEALTRVIEQATVAMALHTVGACRRIFEVTLEYAKVREQYDKVIGSFQALKHRFADMFLAVERANAVGYYAALAIAEDDEARAEAVNVAKAAAGDCQKLVAEDGLQLHGGIGFTWENDLHFLLKRAKAGEVLCGGRTHHRAQLAGRLGLLGASA